The sequence below is a genomic window from Acidilobus saccharovorans 345-15.
ACTATGGCATCGCCCAGGTAAGGTCTTACATGATTACATGAAATTCTGGCTATCTCGGCAGAGGACACTATTATTAGGTCAAAGCGAGAGGCCAGCTCATTTATGTCTATGTCTGCTGGAACCTCACGATATACATCAACCCTGTTTACCTCAATCCCCGCCTCCCTAAGCTTTTCCTCAAGCTCGTGGTCCCCGGCCTCGGACCTTAGGCTCAGGACCCTCCTGCAGTGGGACAACTTAATGAGCTCAGCAAGTCCGCCGCTGCTGTAGGTCTCAGGGTACGGGGCATCTATGCCAAAAGCTTCCCTGACGGACGCCGCCGTGGAAGCGCCAACTGCGAACGCCCTGACATTAGGCGGCCAGGAGCTCATAAATTGCCTTAGAAACCTCGGGGACCTTGGGCTCAGGAAGGCAACACAATCATAATCACCTCTGACTACATATTCAGCTGCAGCCCTCAGGGCCTCGGGAAGAGGCAATATCTCAACAGACTTTATCCACTTGATG
It includes:
- a CDS encoding uroporphyrinogen-III synthase; this translates as MGPELPTALSGFSCIKWIKSVEILPLPEALRAAAEYVVRGDYDCVAFLSPRSPRFLRQFMSSWPPNVRAFAVGASTAASVREAFGIDAPYPETYSSGGLAELIKLSHCRRVLSLRSEAGDHELEEKLREAGIEVNRVDVYREVPADIDINELASRFDLIIVSSAEIARISCNHVRPYLGDAIVIAMGPKAASAVSSMCPEARLLVPSRYTFNAIGELLKALGCR